From Pseudomonas alcaligenes, a single genomic window includes:
- a CDS encoding FUSC family protein, with protein sequence MKTVLRQIVSWHAGPPAWGPAVIAGLGCALPLLLGLFSGHPGFLWASAGAFQAAQPNPLHRFGMLRMLLLTLLGACSAGLGFWAATHPLISLGIFALYGAGLAWLQRLGSEAGKLGIGLTVCLCLGQGQYGLGNLDNPYAVAMLFTLGGLWVMLLAFGLRGLHGLRTWPYMPRVVSLYKVLKRHAQRLPEQRWRLHALRCALTCALAGLIVNLAQLPRGYWLTIAVISTLQLELKGSLVRAVQLSMGCLCAAVLLIYFGHSLQSPPLMVATILPLIMLSRAFQAHNYGLFVLQVTLSFVLLAESLSQDWHLPQLRLLNCLIGVVLAILVSLLIYGLEHWLQRSRQSTPPQQ encoded by the coding sequence ATGAAGACCGTGCTGCGGCAGATCGTCAGCTGGCACGCCGGCCCCCCCGCCTGGGGCCCGGCGGTGATCGCCGGTCTGGGCTGCGCACTGCCGCTGCTGCTGGGCCTGTTCAGCGGCCATCCCGGCTTCCTCTGGGCCTCGGCCGGCGCCTTCCAGGCCGCCCAGCCCAACCCGCTGCACCGTTTCGGCATGCTGCGCATGCTGCTGCTCACCCTGCTCGGCGCCTGCAGCGCCGGCCTGGGCTTCTGGGCTGCCACCCATCCGCTGATCAGCCTCGGCATCTTCGCCCTCTATGGTGCCGGGCTGGCCTGGCTGCAGCGCCTGGGCAGCGAGGCCGGCAAGCTCGGCATCGGCCTCACCGTGTGCCTGTGCCTGGGCCAGGGCCAGTACGGCCTGGGCAACCTCGACAACCCCTATGCGGTGGCCATGCTGTTCACCCTCGGCGGGCTCTGGGTGATGCTCCTCGCCTTCGGCCTGCGCGGCCTGCATGGCCTGCGCACCTGGCCCTACATGCCGCGCGTCGTCAGCCTGTACAAGGTGCTCAAGCGCCATGCTCAGCGCCTGCCGGAGCAACGCTGGCGCCTGCATGCACTGCGCTGCGCGCTGACCTGCGCGCTGGCCGGGCTGATCGTCAACCTGGCCCAGCTGCCACGCGGCTACTGGCTGACCATTGCCGTGATCAGCACCCTGCAGCTGGAACTCAAGGGCAGCCTGGTGCGCGCCGTGCAGCTGAGCATGGGCTGCCTGTGCGCCGCAGTGCTGCTGATCTACTTCGGCCACAGCCTGCAGAGCCCGCCGCTGATGGTGGCGACCATCCTGCCGCTGATCATGCTCAGCCGCGCCTTCCAGGCCCACAACTACGGGCTGTTCGTGCTGCAGGTGACCCTGAGTTTCGTGCTGCTGGCCGAAAGCCTGTCGCAGGACTGGCACCTGCCGCAGCTGCGCCTGCTCAATTGCCTGATCGGCGTGGTGCTGGCCATTCTGGTGAGCCTGCTGATCTACGGCCTGGAGCACTGGCTGCAGCGCAGCCGGCAGAGCACACCCCCACAGCAATAG
- a CDS encoding deoxyguanosinetriphosphate triphosphohydrolase, translating to MDWNTLLTRERLGKPVHSSAELGRSPFHKDHDRIIFSGAFRRLGRKTQVHPVSSNDHIHTRLTHSLEVSCVGRSLGMRVGEMIRDELPDWCDPVDLGVVVQSACLAHDIGNPPFGHSGEDAIRHWFQQAAGRGWLDAMSEAERGDFLNFEGNAQGFRVLTQLEYHQFDGGTRLTYATLGSYLKYPWTARHAEALGYKKHKFGCYQSELPLLEQIAAKLGLPQIEEQRWARHPLVYLMEAADDICYGLIDLEDGLEMELLDYREVEALLLGLVGDDLPETYRQLGPQDSRRRKLAILRGKAIEHLTNAAAHAFVEQQPALLRGQLNGDLVEHMHGPAKRCVQQAKAMAREKIFQDKRKTLHEIGAYTTLEILLNAFCGAALEQHGGRTPSFKNQRILDLLGHNAPDPGWPLHRAFLRMIDFIAGMTDSYATEMAREMTGRSSPV from the coding sequence TTGGACTGGAACACCCTGCTCACCCGCGAACGCCTCGGCAAACCGGTACACAGCTCCGCCGAGCTGGGCCGCAGCCCGTTCCACAAGGATCACGACCGCATCATCTTCTCCGGTGCCTTCCGCCGCCTGGGGCGCAAGACCCAGGTGCACCCGGTGTCCAGCAACGACCACATCCATACCCGTCTGACCCACTCGCTGGAAGTCAGTTGCGTCGGCCGCTCCTTGGGCATGCGCGTCGGCGAGATGATCCGCGACGAGCTGCCGGACTGGTGCGACCCGGTCGACCTCGGCGTGGTGGTGCAGTCCGCCTGCCTGGCCCACGACATCGGCAACCCGCCGTTCGGCCACTCCGGCGAAGACGCCATCCGCCACTGGTTCCAGCAGGCCGCCGGACGCGGCTGGCTGGACGCGATGAGCGAGGCCGAACGCGGCGACTTCCTCAATTTCGAGGGCAACGCCCAGGGCTTTCGCGTACTGACCCAGCTGGAATATCACCAGTTCGACGGCGGCACCCGCCTCACCTACGCCACCCTCGGCAGCTATCTGAAGTACCCCTGGACGGCCCGTCATGCCGAGGCCCTGGGCTACAAGAAGCACAAGTTCGGCTGCTACCAGAGCGAGCTGCCGCTGCTCGAACAGATCGCCGCCAAACTCGGCCTGCCGCAGATCGAGGAGCAGCGCTGGGCCCGCCACCCGCTGGTCTACCTGATGGAGGCGGCGGACGACATCTGCTATGGCCTGATCGACCTGGAAGACGGCCTGGAAATGGAGCTGCTCGACTACCGCGAGGTCGAGGCCCTGCTGCTCGGCCTGGTCGGCGACGACCTGCCGGAAACCTATCGCCAGCTCGGCCCGCAGGACTCGCGCCGGCGCAAGCTGGCGATCCTGCGCGGCAAGGCCATCGAACACCTGACCAATGCCGCCGCCCACGCCTTCGTCGAGCAGCAGCCGGCGCTGCTGCGCGGCCAGCTGAACGGCGACCTGGTCGAACACATGCACGGCCCGGCCAAGCGCTGCGTGCAACAGGCCAAGGCCATGGCGCGGGAAAAGATCTTCCAGGACAAGCGCAAGACCCTGCACGAGATCGGCGCCTACACCACCCTGGAAATCCTCCTCAATGCCTTCTGCGGCGCCGCCCTGGAACAGCATGGCGGGCGCACGCCATCGTTCAAGAATCAGCGCATCCTCGACCTCCTCGGGCACAACGCCCCCGACCCGGGCTGGCCCCTGCACCGCGCCTTCCTGCGCATGATCGACTTCATCGCCGGGATGACCGACAGCTATGCCACCGAAATGGCCCGGGAAATGACCGGCCGTTCCAGCCCGGTATAG
- a CDS encoding GGDEF domain-containing protein, whose protein sequence is MPQDLQQQLRIRRFLMSLAMYVLAVVPQAVSLYAGVSPSWVMMTWALIAVVTNLSFYLLFRYNLNLHFKDPSLTIAQMLAAIAMVLFTQLYAGQGRGAYLVVLLIIMVFGTFKLHTRQLLVLSFVTIAAYAATLPLIRMLEGERFNLAVEMILWCSFSAFLPFISVLGGNISDLRKKLMASNAQLQEVLQQVTELATHDELTGVYNRRYLLEMLNHEKNRTDRGGGGFCVCLFDIDHFKRVNDSHGHPAGDTVLKTFAATVEPLLRSTDFFARYGGEEFLLFLPQTSLEMAQHCIKRIQDALAETCYEGFAADFRITTSIGVAQYYLQETVPGLIERADKALYRAKQNGRNRMELAAFARPLLI, encoded by the coding sequence ATGCCTCAGGATTTGCAGCAGCAGTTACGCATCCGCCGTTTTCTGATGAGTCTGGCGATGTACGTTCTGGCTGTCGTTCCGCAAGCTGTCTCGCTGTACGCCGGTGTTTCGCCGAGCTGGGTGATGATGACCTGGGCGCTGATCGCCGTGGTAACCAACCTCAGCTTTTACCTGCTGTTCCGCTACAACCTCAACCTGCACTTCAAAGACCCCAGCCTGACCATCGCGCAGATGCTGGCGGCGATTGCCATGGTGCTGTTTACCCAGCTCTATGCCGGACAGGGGCGTGGCGCCTACCTGGTGGTGCTGCTGATCATCATGGTGTTTGGCACGTTCAAGCTGCATACCCGCCAGCTATTGGTGCTCAGCTTTGTGACCATTGCCGCTTATGCCGCGACCCTGCCGCTTATTCGCATGCTCGAAGGCGAGCGTTTCAATCTGGCGGTGGAGATGATCCTGTGGTGCAGCTTCTCTGCCTTCCTGCCCTTCATCTCGGTACTGGGCGGCAATATCAGCGATCTGCGCAAGAAGCTGATGGCGAGCAACGCGCAGTTGCAGGAAGTGCTGCAGCAGGTTACCGAGCTGGCCACCCATGACGAGTTGACCGGCGTCTACAACCGCCGCTACCTGCTGGAAATGCTCAACCACGAGAAGAATCGTACCGATCGGGGGGGCGGCGGCTTCTGCGTGTGCCTGTTCGATATCGATCACTTCAAGCGGGTCAACGACAGCCATGGCCACCCGGCTGGCGATACGGTGCTGAAGACCTTCGCCGCCACGGTCGAGCCGCTGCTGCGCAGCACCGACTTCTTTGCCCGTTATGGTGGCGAGGAGTTCCTCCTGTTCCTGCCGCAGACCTCGCTGGAGATGGCCCAGCACTGCATCAAGCGCATTCAGGATGCTCTGGCCGAGACCTGTTACGAGGGCTTCGCCGCGGACTTCCGGATCACCACCTCGATTGGCGTGGCCCAGTACTACCTGCAGGAAACCGTGCCGGGGCTGATCGAGCGGGCCGACAAGGCGCTGTACCGGGCCAAGCAGAATGGCCGCAACCGCATGGAGCTGGCGGCTTTTGCCCGGCCCCTGTTGATCTGA
- a CDS encoding EAL domain-containing protein — MIDGQPLASFQPFIDTATGLIAGIEALGRLRQEDGSLRSVGPLFTDPRVSPAVLRRLDRQIREDAFGRLHQAPLEWFLSVNISPRWISRLRPNQPLPSLKQLKQSGIDPARVVFEITELGGDSQKLASVVARYREAGARIAIDDFGAGYSQLDRVLALQPDILKLDMRLFQEAARGGPSGEVVKALAQMAEKTGCWIIAEGVETEAELDFALECGARYVQGYLFARPELQFFAADAFVERFAELRDRYVQRKLAERVRLMSLRQQLNELMTLLKDWIERGGAAHSLPAPGDFPWLLRIYQCDRHGTQLTPNLEWNGQGWQEDLRYLGHNWSWRPYFYQLLAEGWEERRLTLSSTYRDATTNQYCLTAGQFIDNGQRLLLLDIDAAGF, encoded by the coding sequence GTGATCGACGGGCAACCGCTCGCCAGCTTCCAGCCCTTTATCGATACTGCCACCGGCCTGATCGCCGGCATCGAGGCACTGGGGCGCCTGCGCCAGGAGGATGGCAGCCTGCGGTCGGTCGGCCCGCTGTTCACCGACCCACGGGTATCGCCTGCCGTGCTGCGCCGCCTCGACCGGCAGATTCGCGAGGATGCCTTCGGTCGCCTGCATCAGGCACCGCTCGAATGGTTTCTCAGCGTCAACATCTCCCCGCGCTGGATCAGCCGCCTGCGCCCCAATCAGCCGCTGCCCAGCCTCAAGCAGCTGAAACAGAGCGGAATCGATCCGGCACGTGTCGTCTTTGAAATCACCGAACTGGGCGGCGACAGCCAGAAGCTGGCCAGCGTGGTAGCACGTTACCGTGAAGCCGGCGCGCGCATCGCCATCGACGATTTCGGCGCCGGCTATTCGCAGCTGGATCGGGTACTGGCCCTGCAGCCGGACATCCTCAAGCTGGATATGCGCCTGTTCCAGGAAGCCGCCCGCGGCGGCCCCAGCGGCGAAGTGGTCAAGGCCCTGGCGCAGATGGCCGAGAAGACCGGCTGCTGGATCATCGCCGAAGGGGTGGAAACCGAAGCCGAACTGGACTTCGCCCTGGAATGCGGGGCGCGCTACGTGCAGGGCTACCTGTTCGCCAGGCCGGAACTGCAGTTCTTTGCCGCGGATGCCTTCGTCGAACGCTTTGCCGAGCTGCGCGACCGCTATGTGCAGCGCAAACTGGCCGAGCGGGTGCGCCTGATGAGCCTGCGCCAGCAGCTCAACGAACTGATGACCCTGCTCAAGGACTGGATCGAGCGCGGCGGCGCAGCACACAGTCTGCCCGCCCCCGGCGATTTCCCCTGGCTGCTGCGCATCTACCAGTGCGACCGCCACGGCACCCAGCTCACCCCCAACCTGGAGTGGAACGGCCAGGGCTGGCAGGAGGACTTGCGCTACCTGGGCCACAACTGGTCATGGCGGCCCTATTTCTACCAGTTGCTGGCCGAGGGCTGGGAAGAACGCCGCCTGACGCTGTCGAGCACTTACCGCGACGCCACCACCAACCAGTACTGCCTCACCGCCGGCCAGTTCATCGACAACGGCCAGCGCCTGCTGTTGCTGGATATCGACGCCGCCGGCTTCTGA
- a CDS encoding phage holin family protein — translation MTPAEPGHTPSPTRLAAAFLGLLHGHVELFGSELQEQKSNSLRLLLLAGLTLVFALLLLLGLSALVLILCWETQRLPAVLGLCLAYTLATLYCAVRLYRLLDEDASPFSATLEELARDRERLLP, via the coding sequence ATGACCCCGGCGGAGCCCGGCCACACACCCTCGCCGACACGCCTGGCAGCAGCCTTTCTCGGGCTGCTGCACGGGCATGTCGAACTGTTCGGCAGCGAACTGCAGGAACAGAAGAGCAACAGCCTGCGCCTGTTACTGCTGGCCGGGCTGACCCTGGTCTTCGCCTTGCTGCTATTGCTCGGCCTCTCCGCCCTGGTGCTGATCCTGTGCTGGGAGACCCAACGCCTGCCGGCCGTGCTCGGCCTGTGCCTGGCCTATACCCTGGCCACCCTGTACTGCGCAGTGCGCCTGTACCGGCTGCTGGATGAAGACGCCTCGCCCTTCAGCGCCACCCTCGAAGAACTGGCCCGCGACCGGGAGCGCCTGTTGCCATGA
- a CDS encoding YqjD family protein yields the protein MPRKPTTPVQDDLMTEFKALVGDTEKLLQHTAELAGDQASELRNQLYDNLKRARETLHSSEESLREHGRAALESTEGYVQDHPWQSIGVSAGVGFLLGLLAARH from the coding sequence ATGCCACGCAAACCGACGACTCCAGTCCAGGACGACCTGATGACCGAATTCAAGGCCCTGGTCGGTGATACCGAGAAGCTGCTGCAACACACTGCGGAGCTGGCCGGCGATCAGGCCAGCGAGCTGCGCAACCAGCTCTACGACAACCTCAAGCGCGCCCGGGAAACCCTGCACAGCAGCGAAGAAAGCCTGCGCGAGCATGGCCGCGCCGCGCTCGAGAGCACCGAAGGCTATGTGCAGGATCACCCCTGGCAATCGATCGGGGTATCTGCCGGAGTGGGCTTCCTCCTCGGCCTGCTGGCCGCACGGCACTGA
- a CDS encoding ammonium transporter — protein sequence MENLNSAVENLVHGSNTLFILLGAIMVLAMHAGFAFLEVGTVRHKNQVNALSKILSDFAVSTLAYFFVGYWVAYGITFLEPASTLTASSGYALVKFFFLLTFAAAIPAIISGGIAERAKFGPQLCATLLIVAFVYPFFEGLVWNGNFGLQAWLTERFGAAFHDFAGSVVVHAVGGWLAFGAVILLGQRNGRYREGRLVAFAPSNIPFLALGSWILIIGWFGFNVMSAQTLGSISGLVAVNSLMAMVGGTVTALLVGRNDPGFLHNGPLAGLVAVCAGSDLMHPVGALITGAIAGALFVWAFTAVQVKWKIDDVLGVWPLHGLCGVWGGIACGIFGQQALAGLGGVSLVSQLIGTGLGVLVALLGGFAVYGLLKLLLGIRLSQEEEYYGADLSIHKIGANSQD from the coding sequence ATGGAAAACCTCAACAGCGCCGTGGAGAACCTGGTTCACGGCTCCAATACCCTGTTCATTCTGCTGGGCGCCATCATGGTGCTGGCCATGCATGCCGGCTTTGCCTTCCTCGAGGTCGGCACGGTGCGCCACAAGAACCAGGTCAACGCCTTGTCGAAGATCCTCTCGGACTTCGCCGTATCGACCCTGGCCTATTTCTTCGTCGGTTACTGGGTGGCCTATGGCATCACCTTCCTCGAGCCGGCCAGCACGCTGACGGCCAGCAGCGGCTATGCCCTGGTCAAGTTCTTCTTCCTGCTGACCTTCGCTGCGGCGATCCCGGCGATCATCTCCGGTGGCATCGCCGAGCGCGCCAAGTTCGGCCCGCAGCTGTGCGCCACGCTGCTGATCGTGGCCTTTGTCTACCCCTTCTTCGAGGGCCTGGTGTGGAACGGCAACTTCGGTCTGCAGGCCTGGCTGACGGAGCGTTTCGGCGCGGCCTTCCATGATTTCGCCGGTTCGGTGGTGGTGCATGCGGTAGGTGGCTGGCTGGCCTTCGGCGCGGTGATCCTGCTCGGTCAGCGCAACGGTCGCTACCGTGAGGGCCGCCTGGTGGCCTTCGCGCCGTCGAACATTCCGTTCCTGGCGCTGGGCTCGTGGATCCTGATCATCGGCTGGTTCGGCTTCAACGTGATGAGCGCGCAGACCCTGGGCAGCATCAGCGGCCTGGTGGCGGTCAACTCGCTGATGGCCATGGTCGGCGGTACCGTCACCGCGCTGCTGGTCGGGCGCAATGACCCGGGCTTCCTGCACAACGGCCCGCTGGCCGGGCTGGTGGCGGTGTGCGCCGGCTCCGACCTGATGCACCCGGTGGGCGCGCTGATCACCGGCGCGATTGCCGGCGCGCTGTTCGTCTGGGCCTTCACCGCCGTCCAGGTGAAGTGGAAGATCGACGACGTACTCGGCGTATGGCCGCTGCACGGTCTGTGCGGGGTGTGGGGTGGCATTGCCTGCGGCATCTTCGGCCAGCAGGCTTTGGCCGGCCTCGGTGGCGTGAGCCTGGTCAGCCAGCTGATCGGCACCGGCCTCGGCGTGCTGGTGGCGCTGCTCGGTGGCTTTGCCGTGTACGGCCTGCTCAAACTGCTGCTGGGCATTCGCCTGAGCCAGGAAGAGGAGTACTACGGGGCCGACCTGTCGATCCACAAGATCGGTGCCAACAGCCAGGACTGA
- a CDS encoding OprD family porin, giving the protein MSKSPLARAVAITALGTSLTLPGLAHADFVKDSKASLEMRNFYFNRDFRQDGASQAKAEEWAQGFLLRMESGYTEGTVGVGVDALGLASFKLDSGEGTAGTGLLVPDRSGGSQDNAAELGLTGKLKLSKSTLKVGTLLPKMPVVQYNDSRLLPQTFQGGQLNVMEIDGLSLNGGQLKQVNDRNSTDYTDMSMTTSEKRGFAVSKRAGDEFDFLGGDYKLTDQLTASYYYGQLEDYYKQHFVGLVHVLPLGDGQSLKTDLRYFDSSDDGDHYVSQVDNRALNGMLTYGIGGHAFGLGYQRMSGDTGFAYLDGTDPFLVNYVQIGNFSSTEERSWQARYDYNFASLGIPGLTFMTRYISGDNIDQGASNEEGKEWERNMDIAYVLQDGALKGLGVKWRNATYRSNFGNDLDENRLILSYTLALW; this is encoded by the coding sequence ATGAGCAAGTCCCCTCTCGCCCGCGCCGTGGCCATTACTGCGCTGGGCACCAGCCTCACCCTGCCCGGCCTGGCCCATGCCGACTTCGTCAAGGACAGCAAGGCCAGCCTGGAAATGCGCAATTTCTACTTCAACCGCGACTTCCGCCAGGACGGCGCCAGCCAGGCCAAGGCCGAGGAATGGGCCCAGGGTTTCCTGCTGCGCATGGAATCCGGCTACACCGAAGGCACGGTTGGCGTGGGTGTGGATGCCCTCGGCCTGGCCAGCTTCAAGCTCGACTCCGGCGAGGGCACGGCCGGCACCGGCCTGCTGGTGCCGGATCGCTCCGGCGGCTCGCAGGACAACGCCGCCGAACTGGGCCTGACCGGCAAGCTCAAGCTGTCCAAGAGCACCCTGAAGGTCGGCACCCTGCTGCCGAAGATGCCGGTGGTGCAATACAACGACTCGCGCCTGCTGCCGCAGACCTTCCAGGGCGGCCAGCTCAACGTCATGGAGATCGACGGCCTGAGCCTCAACGGCGGCCAGCTCAAGCAGGTCAACGACCGCAACTCCACCGATTACACCGACATGAGCATGACCACCAGCGAGAAGCGCGGCTTCGCGGTGAGCAAGCGTGCCGGTGATGAGTTCGACTTCCTCGGCGGCGACTACAAGCTCACCGACCAGCTGACCGCCAGCTACTACTACGGCCAGCTCGAGGACTACTACAAGCAGCACTTCGTCGGCCTGGTACATGTCCTGCCGCTGGGCGACGGCCAGTCGCTGAAGACCGACCTGCGCTACTTCGACTCCAGTGACGACGGCGACCACTACGTCAGCCAGGTGGACAACCGCGCCCTCAACGGCATGCTCACCTACGGCATCGGCGGCCATGCCTTCGGCCTCGGCTACCAGCGCATGAGCGGCGACACCGGCTTCGCCTACCTGGATGGCACCGACCCGTTCCTCGTCAACTACGTGCAGATCGGCAACTTCTCCAGCACCGAGGAACGCTCCTGGCAGGCGCGCTACGACTACAACTTCGCCAGCCTCGGCATTCCCGGCCTGACCTTCATGACCCGCTACATCAGCGGCGACAACATCGACCAGGGCGCCAGCAACGAAGAAGGCAAGGAATGGGAGCGCAACATGGACATCGCCTATGTCCTGCAGGACGGCGCGCTCAAGGGCCTGGGCGTGAAATGGCGCAACGCCACCTACCGCTCCAACTTCGGCAACGACCTGGACGAGAACCGCCTGATCCTCAGCTACACCCTGGCCCTCTGGTAA
- a CDS encoding MBL fold metallo-hydrolase — protein MRFAPLALALTLGLASLGAEAAGLRFALVKTAETETRDALTVADGSWSEKAIANHVAILIEHHAATLLFDTSLGRQVDQQFDSEMPWYDKPLLRYGKVVPVRDQLDRDGIRVDRIILSHAHWDHASGLSDYPQVPVMAPYEEIEFSQIASPPAVLPSQFKHGVNWMPFTFLPETFEGFEQSLDLFGDGSLVLVPLDGHTPGSVGLFLTLEDGRRFFFTGDASWRLEGFTGPREKFWLSRKMVDNDPERTRQQLEKVHALLQQEPQLQIIPAHDEAVQRQLGYYPHWVQ, from the coding sequence ATGCGCTTTGCCCCCCTTGCCCTCGCCCTCACCCTCGGCCTGGCCAGCCTCGGCGCCGAGGCCGCCGGCCTGCGCTTCGCCCTGGTCAAGACCGCCGAGACCGAGACCCGTGACGCCCTTACCGTCGCTGACGGTTCCTGGAGCGAGAAGGCGATCGCCAACCACGTCGCCATCCTCATCGAGCACCACGCCGCCACCCTGCTGTTCGACACTTCCCTGGGCCGCCAGGTCGACCAGCAGTTCGACAGCGAGATGCCCTGGTACGACAAGCCGCTGCTGCGCTACGGCAAGGTCGTGCCGGTGCGCGACCAGCTCGACCGCGACGGCATCCGGGTCGACCGCATCATCCTTTCCCATGCCCACTGGGATCACGCCTCCGGCCTGTCCGACTACCCGCAGGTGCCGGTGATGGCGCCCTACGAGGAAATCGAGTTCAGCCAAATTGCCTCGCCGCCTGCCGTGCTGCCCAGTCAGTTCAAACACGGGGTGAACTGGATGCCGTTCACCTTCCTGCCCGAAACCTTCGAGGGCTTCGAGCAGAGCCTCGACCTGTTCGGTGACGGCAGCCTGGTGCTGGTGCCACTGGACGGCCATACGCCGGGCTCGGTCGGCCTGTTCCTGACCCTTGAGGACGGCCGCCGCTTTTTCTTCACCGGCGACGCCAGCTGGCGCCTGGAAGGCTTCACCGGGCCCAGGGAGAAGTTCTGGCTGAGCCGCAAGATGGTCGACAACGACCCCGAACGCACCCGCCAGCAGCTGGAAAAAGTCCATGCCCTGCTGCAACAGGAACCGCAGCTGCAAATCATCCCCGCCCACGACGAAGCCGTGCAGCGCCAGCTCGGCTACTACCCGCACTGGGTGCAGTGA
- a CDS encoding pyridoxamine 5'-phosphate oxidase family protein, whose translation MNSPFHPGEQQIQSRLGVRAKLEDIGQRVIRDHMPEQHREFFALLPWLLVGSQDEEGQPHASLLWGQPGFVHSPDPQRLQIAAHPEADDPLAANLATGARLGLLGLELPTRRRNRLNGRVTASDAQGFTLGVQQSFGNCPKYIQSRAWHAHERQPGPLEQGHGLDQRWLALVLRSDTLFIASQNADPHSGGIDISHRGGAPGFVSLGADGRLWLPDYAGNLMFNTLGNLLLDPRCSLLWVDFASGDLLQLQARAELYWPEQYAALGMAVPAGAERLLALSPGHWRLRRSRLPLNFAAAQLSPFLPSSGA comes from the coding sequence ATGAACAGTCCTTTCCATCCAGGCGAACAGCAGATCCAGAGCCGCCTGGGCGTACGCGCCAAGCTCGAGGACATCGGTCAGCGGGTGATCCGCGACCATATGCCGGAACAGCATCGCGAGTTCTTCGCCCTGCTGCCCTGGCTGCTGGTCGGCAGCCAGGATGAGGAAGGACAACCGCATGCCTCGCTGCTGTGGGGCCAGCCCGGCTTTGTCCACTCGCCGGATCCGCAGCGCCTGCAGATCGCTGCGCATCCCGAGGCGGACGACCCACTGGCCGCCAACCTCGCCACAGGGGCCCGCCTGGGCCTGCTCGGCCTGGAGCTGCCGACCCGCCGGCGCAACCGCCTCAATGGCCGGGTCACGGCCAGCGACGCCCAGGGCTTCACCCTCGGTGTGCAGCAATCCTTCGGCAACTGCCCGAAATACATCCAGAGCCGCGCCTGGCACGCCCACGAGCGGCAACCCGGCCCGCTGGAGCAGGGTCATGGCCTGGATCAGCGCTGGCTGGCGCTGGTATTGCGCAGCGACACCCTGTTCATCGCCAGCCAGAACGCCGACCCGCACAGCGGCGGCATCGACATTTCCCACCGCGGCGGCGCCCCGGGCTTCGTCAGCCTCGGTGCAGATGGCCGCCTGTGGCTGCCCGACTATGCCGGCAACCTGATGTTCAACACCCTCGGCAACCTGCTGCTCGACCCGCGCTGCAGCCTGCTCTGGGTCGACTTCGCCAGCGGCGATCTGCTGCAGCTGCAGGCCCGCGCCGAGCTGTACTGGCCCGAACAGTACGCCGCCCTCGGCATGGCCGTACCGGCCGGCGCCGAACGCCTGCTGGCGCTCAGCCCGGGGCACTGGCGCCTGCGCCGCAGCCGCCTGCCGCTGAACTTCGCGGCCGCCCAACTCTCCCCCTTCCTGCCCAGTTCCGGAGCCTGA
- a CDS encoding glutathione S-transferase family protein, with amino-acid sequence MQLHDFTLSGNCYKVRLFLGLLGRSAELLPVDLRNGEQKTPAFLALNPRGQVPVLVDEGQALYDSQAILVYLARRYAPDSWYPQDALSQARIASWLSYAANEAAKGPGQARLHALFGAPGDLPAAQQRAIQVLELLDQHLGRHNWLAQGAAPSIADLAVYPYIALAGDGGVDLTPYAHLHAWFARIRALPGYLTMPGL; translated from the coding sequence ATGCAACTCCATGACTTCACTCTGTCCGGCAACTGCTACAAGGTTCGTCTGTTTCTTGGCCTGCTGGGGCGCAGCGCCGAACTGCTGCCGGTCGACCTGCGCAATGGCGAGCAGAAAACCCCGGCGTTCCTCGCCCTCAACCCGCGCGGCCAGGTGCCGGTGCTGGTCGACGAAGGCCAGGCGCTGTATGACTCCCAGGCCATCCTGGTGTACCTGGCGCGGCGCTATGCCCCGGACAGCTGGTACCCGCAGGATGCCCTGAGCCAGGCTCGCATCGCGTCCTGGCTCAGCTATGCGGCCAACGAAGCGGCCAAAGGCCCGGGCCAGGCCCGCCTGCATGCCCTGTTCGGTGCCCCCGGCGATCTGCCGGCCGCGCAGCAGCGCGCCATCCAGGTACTGGAGCTGCTCGACCAGCACCTGGGCCGGCACAACTGGCTGGCCCAGGGTGCCGCCCCCAGCATCGCCGACCTGGCGGTCTATCCCTATATCGCCCTGGCCGGCGACGGCGGCGTGGATCTGACGCCCTATGCTCACCTACACGCCTGGTTCGCGCGCATTCGCGCCCTGCCCGGTTACCTCACCATGCCGGGCCTGTAA